The Mucilaginibacter mallensis genome has a segment encoding these proteins:
- a CDS encoding glycoside hydrolase family 65 protein: MKDYIKIDEWKIIEDGFNSAHNKISESIFSLGNGRMGQRANFEEAYSGETLQGNYVAGVYYNDKTRVGWWKNGYPEYFSKVLNAANWVGIDVAIDGEQLDLAKCAVSNFRRELNMKEGYLKRNFTAKNNSGKQVEVEAIRFCSMADDEAGAIKYTITPLNFDGALTVTPFIDGDVVNQDANYDEKFWDEVAKGCDDNDCYIQMRTKKTGFDVATGMQFSILQNGQAIETAHEIIQKEKYIGAKITLQAQKGQPITVFKYAANLSSQNHKVEDLIINLKATLDRVSKKGFDTMLAEQAAAWEEKWKHNDIIIEGDPSAQQAIRFNIFQLNQTYTGEDDRLNIGPKGFTGEKYGGVTYWDTEAYCVPFYLSTAEQKVTKNLLLYRYKQLEQAYQNAGMLGFGNGAALYPMVSINGIECHNEWEITFEELHRNGAIAYAIFNYVRYTGDADYLVDYGLEVLIGIARFWRYRVSWSAEKEKYVMLGITGPNEYENNINNNWYTNTLATWCMQYAMEVMEKVKAIDADKYAKLIAKLNFNEEQETGKFTHIIDNMYYPYDERNQVFLQQDGYLDKEQILVKDLPASDRPLNQKWSWDRILRSCFIKQADVLQGIYFFEDKYDIDTIRRNFDFYEPRTVHESSLSPCLHAILAAKLGDEARAYEFYLRTARLDLDDYNNDTEDGCHITSMAGTWMAVVEGFGGMRMRDDKLSFKPFLPGKWASFSFHVGFRDSLLNVRVSKEQIAIKNLSGIETTVLVHDKTYLVKANSEVVI; encoded by the coding sequence GGCAATGGCCGGATGGGTCAGCGGGCTAATTTTGAGGAAGCCTACTCTGGTGAAACCTTGCAGGGCAATTATGTAGCCGGTGTTTATTATAACGACAAAACCCGCGTTGGCTGGTGGAAGAATGGCTACCCCGAATATTTCTCGAAAGTATTGAATGCCGCCAACTGGGTAGGTATTGATGTTGCGATAGATGGCGAACAACTCGATTTGGCTAAATGTGCAGTAAGCAACTTTCGCCGTGAGCTGAACATGAAGGAAGGTTATTTGAAAAGGAATTTCACAGCCAAAAACAATTCGGGTAAACAGGTTGAGGTTGAAGCTATCCGCTTTTGCAGTATGGCTGATGATGAAGCCGGAGCTATAAAATATACCATTACGCCTTTAAATTTTGACGGTGCATTAACTGTAACCCCTTTTATTGATGGCGATGTAGTTAACCAGGATGCCAATTACGACGAAAAGTTTTGGGATGAGGTAGCAAAGGGTTGCGATGACAATGACTGCTACATACAAATGCGTACCAAAAAAACGGGCTTTGATGTGGCTACAGGAATGCAGTTCAGTATTTTGCAGAATGGACAAGCGATTGAAACAGCACACGAGATCATCCAAAAGGAGAAATACATTGGTGCAAAAATAACGTTACAGGCACAAAAAGGCCAGCCAATTACTGTGTTTAAATATGCTGCAAACCTGTCCTCGCAAAATCATAAGGTGGAGGATTTAATAATCAATCTTAAAGCTACTTTAGATCGCGTAAGCAAAAAAGGATTTGATACCATGCTGGCTGAGCAAGCCGCTGCATGGGAAGAGAAATGGAAACACAATGATATTATCATCGAGGGTGACCCATCGGCGCAGCAGGCTATCCGTTTTAATATTTTCCAGCTTAACCAAACTTATACCGGTGAAGACGACCGGCTAAACATAGGCCCCAAAGGTTTTACTGGCGAAAAATACGGCGGTGTAACTTATTGGGATACCGAGGCCTATTGTGTGCCGTTCTACCTCTCGACAGCTGAGCAAAAGGTAACTAAAAACTTGTTGCTTTATCGGTATAAACAATTAGAGCAGGCTTACCAAAATGCAGGCATGTTAGGTTTCGGCAATGGTGCAGCACTTTACCCAATGGTAAGCATCAATGGTATTGAATGCCATAACGAGTGGGAGATAACTTTTGAGGAGTTACATCGTAACGGCGCTATAGCCTACGCCATATTTAATTACGTGCGCTATACAGGTGATGCAGATTATTTGGTTGATTACGGGCTGGAAGTACTCATCGGTATTGCCCGTTTCTGGAGATATCGGGTTAGCTGGTCGGCGGAGAAGGAAAAATATGTAATGCTGGGCATAACCGGGCCAAATGAGTACGAAAATAATATCAATAACAACTGGTATACCAATACTTTAGCAACCTGGTGCATGCAATATGCTATGGAGGTAATGGAAAAAGTAAAGGCCATAGATGCTGATAAATATGCTAAACTCATCGCCAAACTAAACTTTAACGAGGAGCAGGAAACTGGCAAGTTCACGCACATTATTGATAATATGTACTATCCGTATGATGAGCGCAACCAGGTATTTTTACAGCAGGATGGCTATCTCGATAAAGAACAGATCCTGGTAAAAGACTTGCCCGCATCCGATCGCCCGCTTAACCAAAAATGGAGCTGGGACAGGATACTGCGTTCATGCTTTATTAAACAGGCTGATGTATTGCAGGGTATTTACTTTTTTGAGGACAAGTATGATATAGATACCATCCGCAGGAACTTTGATTTTTATGAGCCGCGTACTGTGCATGAGTCATCATTATCGCCATGTCTGCATGCAATTTTAGCTGCTAAATTAGGCGATGAAGCAAGAGCTTATGAGTTTTATCTGCGTACCGCGCGCTTAGACCTTGACGATTATAACAACGATACAGAGGATGGCTGCCACATCACCTCCATGGCTGGTACATGGATGGCTGTTGTTGAAGGTTTCGGCGGTATGCGTATGCGCGATGACAAACTTTCATTCAAACCATTTTTGCCAGGCAAATGGGCCTCATTCTCATTCCATGTAGGTTTTAGGGACAGTTTGCTAAATGTTAGAGTGAGTAAAGAACAAATAGCTATCAAAAACCTTTCTGGTATAGAAACCACAGTGTTGGTGCACGATAAAACGTATTTAGTGAAAGCGAACAGCGAAGTAGTGATATAA